TATTTTTTTAGGCAAACCTCTTGACAGGTCAGACAATGCTTCTCAGCGCTGGATGACAATGATTCGTGTTGCATTGGGTCAGAGCAAAATGACCGTTAGGCCTGTTGCAGCCTTTTTCCACTTGATAGTTTATGCAGGATTCATCATCATCAATATTGAAGTACTTGAAATAATAATTGATGGAATTTTTGGTACACATAGAATATTATCTTTTATGGGTGGCTTTTATGATTTTCTCATAGGGTCATTCGAGATACTGGCAGTTTTGGTAATTATAGCATGTGTCGTGTTTTTGGCAAGAAGGAATATTCTAAAACTAAAACGTTTTTGGAGCAAGGAAATGACATCTTGGCCACGTAGTGATGCCAACATTATTCTTTTTACTGAAATTATTTTGATGTCTTTATTTCTGACTATGAATGCATGTGACTTTCTATTGCAACAATCAGGTGAAGCGCATTATATAAAGGCAGGTTCTTTCCCGGTAAGCAGCGTACTAAGCAATTTATTTACCGGTGTGTCTGCCTCATCATTAATTATTATTGAAAGGTTTTGCTGGTGGGCACATATCATAGGCATACTTGCATTTATGAACTACTTGCCCTTCTCTAAACATTTTCATATTCTGATGGCATTCCCAAATACCTATTACAGTAATCTGAACCCAAAAGGAAGATTAACAAACTTAGAGAGTGTTACCAATGAGGTTAAGCTAATGATGGATCCATCATTGCCTCCTCCTCCACCTACTGAAACTCCTATGCGCTTTGGTGCCAGAGATGTGCGCGATCTTAGTTGGAAACAATTGATGGACGCCTATACCTGCACAGAATGTGGCCGATGCACTTCTGTTTGTCCTGCAAATACAACAGGCAAATTATTATCTCCAAGAAAGATTATGATGGACACCCGTGACCGCCTTGACGAAGTAGGAAAAAATATTGATAAATTCGGAAAGGAACATGACGATAATAAGGCTCTGCTAAACGATTATATTTTACCTGAGGAGTTATGGGCCTGCACAACCTGTAATGCCTGTACTGAAGCATGTCCTGTAAATATTGATCCCCTCTCGATCATCATTGATATGAGAAGGTATTTGGTAATGGAACAATCGCAAGCTCCGGCAGAACTCAACGGCATGTTTACTAAAATTGAAAATAATCAGGCACCATGGCAGTTTTCACCTGCTGACCGCCTGAATTGGAAAAATGAAGATTGATTAGAAAATAATACACCATGACCTTAAAAGTAAGAACAATGGCTGATTTTCTTGCGGCCAATGAATCACCAGATATATTATTTTGGGTTGGATGTGCCGGAAGTTTTGATCAGCGTGCACAAAAAATCACAAAAGCAGTTGCAAAGATTTTAAACTCTTGTAATATTTCATTTGCTGTTCTTGGTACAGAAGAAAATTGCAATGGTGATCCAGCCAAACGCGCTGGTAATGAATTTTTATTTCAGATGCAGGCGTTGATGAATATTCAAATTATGAATGGCTATAATATTTCAAAAATTGTCACGGCCTGTCCACATTGTTTTAATACACTTAAAAATGAATACCCTCAGTTAGGCGGTCATTACGAAGTTATACATCACAGCATGTTACTTCAGCAATTGATTAATGATGGTAAATTGATTGTTAATGGCGGAAAATTTTTAGGAAAGAAAATTGTATTCCATGACCCTTGTTATTTAGGTCGTGGCAACGATGTGTACGAAGCACCTCGTGATGTGATTAAAAAATTGGATGCAGAATTATTTGAGATGAAACGAAGCCGTGCTAACGGATTTTGTTGTGGTGCAGGTGGCGCACAAATGTTTAAAGAGCCGGAAAATGGAACTAAAGACATCAATATTGAACGTACAGAAGAAATCTTGGAAGCCAAACCGGACTATGTGGCCGTAGGCTGTCCTTTTTGTATGACAATGCTTACTGACGGTGTGAAAAATTTCAATAAAGAAGATTCTGTAAAGGTGCTTGATATTGCTGAATTGATTGAAAAAGCAAACGACTTATAAATATCAACAGAAGTGTTTTTGCCAATAGGCTAATGTGCAAAGTCTCCAAACCAGCAAGGCATAGCTATTGTCGCCATTCTTATAGTCTGTAATTATTCTTTTTATCTTATTCTGATTCAGAAAATCGAGTTTACCAAAGTCGTTTTCTATTAAATGTGCCAAAGGACCTCTGAGCCATTTCACTTCTCCGGGAGTTACAAAACCTTTCTTATCCTTGCGCCAGGCAATTTTTGGTGGCAATACATTTTGTAAGGCACTGCGCATAATCCATTTGGTAAAAATGCCATTAGCTTTCTCTGCATTGCTTAAGCCAAATGAAAATTCTACCAAGCGGTGATCTAAAAACGGCACTCGCGATTCAATAGAAAATGCCATGCTGTTACGGTCTTCGTATTGCAGCAGTGATGGTAAGCTTGTATTAAAAAGAAGATGGTATAAAAAGTTATCAGTTCTGTTGCCATCAACCTTGTCTAACCAAAATGGAACATGCTTATCCTTACCCAAAAACGGATAATATTTCAGATATTCAAGTGCATATAATTTTTGTTCACTGTTTACAACACTCAATATACTTTTGCCTATATGTGCTAAATGCTGCATAGAAGATAATTCTTGATTCTTTGCCACAATGCCTGTCAGCGCCAGCGCCTGACTAACTTGTCCTGAAGAAAGCACATCGGCAACCATTCGATAAAAGGTATGTTTGTATCCTGCCAGATATTCATCAGCACCCTGACCATCCAACACAACTTTTATTCCTTGTTCTTTAATCAGTTTCATCAGAAAATATTGAGAAATAAAAGATGAACCTGTACTTGGAATATCAGCATGATATAAAGCATGATGGAAATGCTCCGCCACCTGACTATCGGTAGGTGAAAAATAATAAGGTTTCAGAGCAGGATATTTTTTCAGAACCTCATTCACAAAAGGTCGCTCATCAACATCACCCTTGCCTTCGTAATAAATGCTGAACGTCTTGTAAGACATTCCGGGATGCTGCTCTTGCACCATACTCACAATGGCACTGCTGTCTAATCCTCCGCTAAGGCAACTGGCCACAGGCACATCACTTCTATAATGCAACTTTACTGACTGAGAAAATAACTCATAAAACTCAGAGCACTTTTCATCAAAACTCTTATTGGAATAAACACCTGTCTGCAACGACCAGTAACGAAAGATTTTAATCTCTGCTTTATCACGATAAAACACCAGATTATGCGCTGCAGGTAATGCTTTGATAACATCAAAGTAGGTTTCATCCTCATAGCAGATCCACCCCATTTGCAAGCCACGCAACACCTGATACTGATTTATTTCATTTGAAAAAACAGGAGTAGGCTTCAATGCCTTGAACTCCGACCCAAAATAAAATTTATTATTGCTATTTATGTAGTAAAACGGTTTTATTCCGAATCTATCACGAGAGCAAAAAAGCTTATTTTCATGCTGATCCCACAAGGCAAATGCCCACATACCAACAAAATATTCAACACATTTTTCTCCCCACCGCTGATAGGCTTTTAAAATTACCTCTGTATCACTTTTTGTTTTAAAGACCTCTCCACTCTTTTCCAGTTCTGTTCTAATCTCAATGTAATTGTATATTTCTCCATTGTAAACAATTGTCAGGCCGTTGTCGTGCATAGGTTGATTGGCATTTGCACTTAAATCAATTATGCTCAGCCTATTGTGTCCGAGATGTATATTCTCATGGATGTATGTTTTACAGGCATCGGGGCCACGATGTGCTATGGCATTAAGCATTGTGGCAAGCAATTTCTCGCCATCACCTATTTCATCAACAAACCCTGCAATGCCACACATTTTTTTTACTTATAAAAATTTAAAATGATGCCAAAAATAAATAAACCTTAATCCATAAAAAAACCGCTCCAATATTGAAGCGGCTAATTTTATAATTTAATGGATGTTATTAATTTCCTGTAGGGATGGTATAAAGAACACCTAAATGAATACCACCATACACTCTTGAAGTTGTTTTATAACTGAATTTGCCGGAAGTACCATCTTTGAAATTTGCCCAATAAGTAGCTCCTGACATATCATCTATATCTGCTGCCATATCAATAGCATTGGAATATTTCTTGGTAACATCACTGAAACCATAACCTAAACGCATGCCTGCTGCCAAAGTAAATTGTTCGCTCAAATCAACATCCACACCAAATCCAATTACAATACCAACATTGGCCCCTTTAAGTGAACCTTTCACATTATGTGAATCGCCATCATCATCAACATCCTTGGCACTATTGAGAAAACTGAACTGAGGTCCAAATTCAAAATAACCACCTTTATCACCACCTAAACGAAGCAATAATGGCACATCCATATAACGCAATTTTAAAGTAAGTTGTTCATTACCATCATTCAAATCATACTTCTGATTGTGACCGGCACGCATAATACCTAATTCTAATCCCAATTTGTCATTAAAATAATACTGAGTTTTCAAACCGAACTGACCGCCAAAAGACATGGCAACATTTAAATCGTCATCAGCATCGAAAACATTTTTATTCATCAGCCAGGTGCTGTTAAAGCCACCACCTAAACCAATTTTAAATTTTTGTGCGTTTACGGTTAACGCCATTGCTACTAAAGCAACACTGAATAATAGTTTTTTCATCACTTTTAAAGTTTAGCTATATATTTGAACCGCAAATGTAGAACTTTAATTCAATTGTCAAAATCTAATGGTATGAAATTACTCGAAAACAAAGTTGTATTAATAACCGGTGCTTCACGTGGTATTGGAAGAGGCATTGCACTCATGTTGGCACAACATGGTGCACATATTGCTTTTACCTATTTGTCTTCACCTGAAAAAGGCATGGAGCTGGAAAATACTTTAAAATCACATGGTGTAAAAGCTAAAGGCTATCAAAGTGATGCTTCACAGTTTAATGCAGCCGAACAATTGATAAATCAGGTTTTGGTTGATTTTGAAAAGATAGACATTTTGGTAAACAATGCAGGTATAACACGCGATAATTTGTTGATGCGAATGACGGAAGAGCAATTTGATGAAGTTATACGCACAAATCTTAAATCTTGTTTTAACACCACAAAACATATTCAAAAGTCAATGCTTAAACAGCGCTCGGGCTCTATTATCAACATTACCTCTGTTGTTGGAGAAAAAGGTAATGCCGGACAAGCAAACTATGCTGCAAGCAAGGCTGGAATGATAGGTTTTACAAAGTCTGTAGCATTAGAATTAGGCTCCCGAAATATTCGTTGTAATGCCATAGCCCCGGGTTTTATTGAAACTGAAATGACCGGAGCCTTAGACCCGGCAACAGTAAAAGGTTGGACAGATGTTATACCTATGAAACGTGGTGGAACAGTGGATGACATTGCTAATGCAGTATTATTTTTTGCATCTGACTTAAGTACCTATATAACCGGACAAGTACTACATGTGAATGGAGGAATGTACACATAAAGCATAAGAAGTGGCTGAGTTTGTTCCATCACTACGCTTTCACTTTCTTACACCTTTTTATAATTTCCTTTTTGGTATTTTGTTGCCTGAAAAAAAATTACGAGATGTTATTATCAACATAATTGAAACAGTAAAAAATGATAGTTTAATTGAGTTGGGTTGCAGTACAGGTGGTCTTACCCTGCCCATTGCAAAAAAATTCCCCGCTGCACGGATTTACGCAGTTGATGTTGATAAAAAAGCACTGTCCATTTTGGAGCGGAAGTTGAATAAATTACCGCAACATAGAATTTCTCTGATTAATGTGCCTGCTTCGCTTTTGCCGTTTGAAAATAAAAGCAACACTACAGTAGTTGCAAGTTTGTTGTTCTGCAATTTAATTCCGGATGAAAAAATTAAAACCTTGCAGGAAATAAAACGAATATTGACCAATGACGGACATTTGATTATAATGGATTGGGGAAAACCTCAAACTATTTTTTCGGCAGCAGGGTTTAAGGTCTTGCAATGGGTTGGAGGTCATAAAACTACTGATGACCTAAAACAGGGAAAATTCAAAGGGTTGTTGAGGAATCAGGGATTTACTGTTGCTGAGAAGAACTATATCAATACCGGCTTTGGAACACTATATTTTTATGATGCAGGGCCAGAATTACAGTCAAATCAATTTGAATAATTTTTTTAACAAATCTCCGTCTTTTCTCCCTGTAATCACTCAATTGGCTAAATTTTTACATCCTGATTTTCAAACTACAATTTGCCATCGGGCACATACACCAAAAATCACTAAAACATTAAGTGAAACTTATTATATTCGCTTCCGTACAATATAGTTGTACCGAAGGGCGGCACATAATAGTTATTAAACCACCAACTTAATGAAATCGCACCATTACAATTTTACCAAAGCACCCTTTAACAAGGATATGTTGTTGATTGATTTTTTTGATATTCAGGCCTCTAAATCACCTGACCAAATTGCCGTATATTTTCATTCTGAGAAATTAACTTATAAGCAGCTACAAAAGCAAGCCGGAATTCTTGCACAATCTCTGATAAACAAAGGAGTAAAACCCGGTGACCTTGTTGGGCTTTGTATTGAGCGCAGTTGTAATCTCATTGTTGGTGTACTTGGAATTCTGAAGGCAGGTGCCGGATATGTTCCTCTTGACCCTGAATACCCGCAAGAGCGATTGGAATATATGATTAAGACTGCGCAAATGCCGTTGCTCATAACCAATAAAAACCTTTCGAATAAAATACCTACAACTGAGGCAGAAAAAATTTTAATTGAAGAAATTTTTGAAAATAATTCTTCACCACTAACTCAAGCATTAGTTCATTCTTCTGATGATATTGCCTATGTACTCTTTACCAGTGGATCAACGGGAATGCCAAAGGGTGTAGCCATGCCTCACAAACCTTTGGTTAATTTAATTTTATGGCAATTAAAAAATACCAAAGTTTTGGGTTCAACAAAAACACTACAATTTGCTCCCATTAGTTTTGATGTTTCATTTCAGGAAATTTTTTCTACACTAAGCTGTGGTGGCACCTTGGTGATGATTGAAGATGAAATGCGGTTGAATGCTATAAACCTTTTAAACTTTGTTGCAGACGAAAAAATCAACCGTCTGTTTTTACCATTTATTGCGCTTCAGCATTTATGTGAAGTTGCAGAAAATTTTGAAGGAGATTTAAGCTGTCTTAAAGAAGTAATAACAGCAGGAGAGCAATTACAATCAACGCAGTTTATCAGAAACTTTTTTAAGAAAAATAAAAATTGCACACTTTGGAATCATTACGGACCAACAGAAGGGCACGTTGTTACAGCATACAAACTTTCTTCAAATCCTGATGAATGGGCTGCATTGCCTTCAATTGGTAAACCCATTGATAATGCTGAAATTTATATTCTGAATGACGATGGAAATGTTGTTGCAGATAATGAAGAAGGTGAACTTTACATTGGAGGTGTAAGCGTTGCAAAAGGTTATCTGAACCGAGATGATTTAACAAAGGAACGATTTCTTGAAAATCCATTTATTAATACACAAGGCAAGTATTTTTACAAAACCGGTGACCTTGCCCGATATATGCCCGATGGCAATATTGAATACCTCGGAAGAATTGACGGTCAGGTAAAGGTAAGAGGTTACAGAATAGAATTAGGCGAAATAGAATTAACGCTCGATAAACATGCAACAGTAAAACAAGCTGTTGTAATTGCTCGTGAAGATGAGCCCGGAGATAAACGATTGGTTGCATACTGTCTGCCGAATTTCAATAAGAAAATTTTAGCAGGAGAACTTCGTCAATTCCTGCAAGACAAACTGCCAGAATACATGATGCCTTCGGCATTTGTACAGGTTGAAGAATTTCCACGCACACCTTCAGGAAAAATTGACCGCAGAGGTTTGCCAGCACCATCAAATCAAAGACCTGACATAGGCACTATATTTGTTGCTGCGGAAACAGATTTGCAAAAAACGTTTTCCAAGACATGGAGTAAGTTACTCAAGATTGATCAGGTTGGTATTAATGACAACTTTTTTGATCTTGGAGGCAATTCACTTCTTGCATTAAAATTTATAGCCGAGCTTAGACAGGAGTATAATCTAGACCTCCCTGTTGTTAAAATGTATCAGCATCCTGATATTTTTTCTTTGACAAAATTTTTAAATAACGGATCTGCAACAAAATCATTTTACGAGAATGCACAAGAACGATTCTCATCCAATATAAAAGGCAAAATTGAAAATGTCGAAGACGGTATCGCTGTTATTGGAATGGCAGGTCGTTTTCCGGGTGCAAACAATGTTGATGAATTCTGGAAAAACATTGTTGACGGCAAAGAAACTGTATCATTTTTCAAGAAACAGGAATTGGATAATGCAGTGTCGGAAGAAGAAAAAAACGATGAAAATTATGTGGCTGTTCGAGGTATTATTGAAGATGCCGACAAATTTGATGCTCCGTTTTTTAATATGAATCCACGATTGGCTGAGGTAACAGATCCACAGCAAAGAATATTTTTACAGGTAGCATGGGAGGCTATTGAACATGCAGGTTACTCTCCTGACAAGTATGACGGGTTGATAGGAGTGTTTGCAGGTATGGGTAACAACACTTACTTTCCCAATAATGTTTTTCATAACAAGGAAGCAATTAACCGCGTAGGCTCATTTCAGACAATGACAGCCAATGAAAAAGATTATATTGCTACCCGATTAGCTTATGAATTTAATACAAAAGGGCCGGCTGTGAGTGTACACACGGCATGCTCAACATCGCTCACGGCAGTGACACTTGCCTATGAAAGTCTTTTGAACCGTGAATGTGATATGGCATTGGCAGGAGGTGTGGCTATCACAGTCCCTGTAAACAGTGGTCATATCTATAATGAAGGTGGGATGTTTAGTAAAGACGGGCATACCAGAGCATTTGATACCGGTGCAAACGGAACGGTTTTTAGTGATGGTGCTGGGGCCGTTATTTTGAAAAGATATAAAGATGCTTTAAAAGACGGTGACGAGATTTACGCAGTTATAAGAGGTGCAGCTTTAAATAATGATGGCAACGACAAAGCAAGTTTTACGGCACCAAGTGTTGAAGGGCAAGCAGCAGTTATTGCTATGGCGCAGGCCAAGGCAGGTGTGTCACCCGATTCCATTTCATACATTGAAACACATGGAACAGCTACACCGCTTGGTGACCCAATAGAAATTGAAGCACTCACTCAGGCATTCAGAAGTAAGACTGACAAAAAACAATTTTGTGCTGTTGGTTCTGTAAAAACCAATATCGGACACCTGACACCGGCAGCAGGCGTGGCAGGACTTATTAAAACCTGTCTTGCACTAAAAAATAAAATACTCCCAGCTTCACTGAATTATTCAAAAGCAAATCCGGCAATTGATTTTAATGCTTCTCCATTTTATGTTAATTCCACATTAAAAAAATGGACCACCGAAGATGGTACACCATTACGTGCAGGTGTTAGCTCCTTTGGTGTTGGCGGAACTAATGCTCATGTGGTAGTAGAAGAAGCTCCTCAAAAAATTGAATCCGGCATTGCACGAAAGAAACATTTGTTTTTACTTTCCGGAAGAACAAAGGATGCATTGGATTTACAAACAAAAAATCTACAATCTTTTTTAGAGAAAAACCCAAATGCCAGTCTTGCAGACATAGCTTACACTTTACAAACAGGAAGAAAATATTTTAATCATCGCAGAATTATTTCAGGTGGTAATGTACAAGAGATAGCATCTGCTATTCAACAAGCTAATCCTAAAAAAACTGCTTCGCGTGAGTTAACAACAGGCAATCCTGAAATCATTTTTATGTTTCCCGGACAAGGTTCACAATATGTCAACATGGGCAAAAACTTGTATGATGATGAAATAGTATTTAAAGATGCTGTTGACACATGCTGCAATATTTTGCAACCTCATTTAGGTATTGACTTACGTACTATTCTTTATCCAAAAGATGCTGATAAAGAAAAAGCGGAAAATCTTTTAAAAGAAACTATCTATACTCAACCATCATTATTTACTATCGGCTATGCGTTAGCAAAACTATGGATGAGCTGGGGTATTCAACCAAAGGGTTTTATCGGTCACAGCATAGGTGAGTTTGCCGCTGCACATTTTGCCGGAGTATTTTCCTTAGAAGATGCACTGATGCTTGTTGCAAATCGCGGACGTATGATGCAGGAACTGCCTCATGGAAGTATGTTAAGTGTTCGCAAGGCAGCTACAGAGATTGAGAAGGAAATTGATTCTTCATGTTCTATTGCAGCTATAAACGGTCCTGCACTTTGCGTAGTTGCCGGTCCGACAGAAAATATTGAAGCACTTCAAAAATCATTGGAAAAGCGTGAAATAACAGCGAAGTTATTAGTGACTTCACATGCATTTCACTCTCCAATGATGGAGCCTATGTTGAAACCATTTCTTGAAAAAGTAAAATCAATTAAACTTAATAAGCCTACCATACCTTTTGTTTCAACAGCCACTTCAAAATGGATTACAGATGCTGAAGCAACCAATCCGGAATATTGGATGAATCACGTCAGAGCAACGGTACGTTTTGCTGAAGGTATTCAAACCTTGTGGAGTGACAAGCCACAACGTATCTTATTGGAATGCGGGCCAAGAAATACTGCTGCTACTTTAGCTAAACAACAGGCAAAAGAACCTGCCAAACAAATAGCAATTTCTTCAC
This portion of the Bacteroidia bacterium genome encodes:
- the asnB gene encoding asparagine synthase (glutamine-hydrolyzing), translated to MCGIAGFVDEIGDGEKLLATMLNAIAHRGPDACKTYIHENIHLGHNRLSIIDLSANANQPMHDNGLTIVYNGEIYNYIEIRTELEKSGEVFKTKSDTEVILKAYQRWGEKCVEYFVGMWAFALWDQHENKLFCSRDRFGIKPFYYINSNNKFYFGSEFKALKPTPVFSNEINQYQVLRGLQMGWICYEDETYFDVIKALPAAHNLVFYRDKAEIKIFRYWSLQTGVYSNKSFDEKCSEFYELFSQSVKLHYRSDVPVASCLSGGLDSSAIVSMVQEQHPGMSYKTFSIYYEGKGDVDERPFVNEVLKKYPALKPYYFSPTDSQVAEHFHHALYHADIPSTGSSFISQYFLMKLIKEQGIKVVLDGQGADEYLAGYKHTFYRMVADVLSSGQVSQALALTGIVAKNQELSSMQHLAHIGKSILSVVNSEQKLYALEYLKYYPFLGKDKHVPFWLDKVDGNRTDNFLYHLLFNTSLPSLLQYEDRNSMAFSIESRVPFLDHRLVEFSFGLSNAEKANGIFTKWIMRSALQNVLPPKIAWRKDKKGFVTPGEVKWLRGPLAHLIENDFGKLDFLNQNKIKRIITDYKNGDNSYALLVWRLCTLAYWQKHFC
- the fabG gene encoding 3-oxoacyl-[acyl-carrier-protein] reductase, giving the protein MKLLENKVVLITGASRGIGRGIALMLAQHGAHIAFTYLSSPEKGMELENTLKSHGVKAKGYQSDASQFNAAEQLINQVLVDFEKIDILVNNAGITRDNLLMRMTEEQFDEVIRTNLKSCFNTTKHIQKSMLKQRSGSIINITSVVGEKGNAGQANYAASKAGMIGFTKSVALELGSRNIRCNAIAPGFIETEMTGALDPATVKGWTDVIPMKRGGTVDDIANAVLFFASDLSTYITGQVLHVNGGMYT
- a CDS encoding (Fe-S)-binding protein encodes the protein MIQGIIFTIVLATGIFIFGKSIRRIRRNIFLGKPLDRSDNASQRWMTMIRVALGQSKMTVRPVAAFFHLIVYAGFIIINIEVLEIIIDGIFGTHRILSFMGGFYDFLIGSFEILAVLVIIACVVFLARRNILKLKRFWSKEMTSWPRSDANIILFTEIILMSLFLTMNACDFLLQQSGEAHYIKAGSFPVSSVLSNLFTGVSASSLIIIERFCWWAHIIGILAFMNYLPFSKHFHILMAFPNTYYSNLNPKGRLTNLESVTNEVKLMMDPSLPPPPPTETPMRFGARDVRDLSWKQLMDAYTCTECGRCTSVCPANTTGKLLSPRKIMMDTRDRLDEVGKNIDKFGKEHDDNKALLNDYILPEELWACTTCNACTEACPVNIDPLSIIIDMRRYLVMEQSQAPAELNGMFTKIENNQAPWQFSPADRLNWKNED
- a CDS encoding amino acid adenylation domain-containing protein; the protein is MKSHHYNFTKAPFNKDMLLIDFFDIQASKSPDQIAVYFHSEKLTYKQLQKQAGILAQSLINKGVKPGDLVGLCIERSCNLIVGVLGILKAGAGYVPLDPEYPQERLEYMIKTAQMPLLITNKNLSNKIPTTEAEKILIEEIFENNSSPLTQALVHSSDDIAYVLFTSGSTGMPKGVAMPHKPLVNLILWQLKNTKVLGSTKTLQFAPISFDVSFQEIFSTLSCGGTLVMIEDEMRLNAINLLNFVADEKINRLFLPFIALQHLCEVAENFEGDLSCLKEVITAGEQLQSTQFIRNFFKKNKNCTLWNHYGPTEGHVVTAYKLSSNPDEWAALPSIGKPIDNAEIYILNDDGNVVADNEEGELYIGGVSVAKGYLNRDDLTKERFLENPFINTQGKYFYKTGDLARYMPDGNIEYLGRIDGQVKVRGYRIELGEIELTLDKHATVKQAVVIAREDEPGDKRLVAYCLPNFNKKILAGELRQFLQDKLPEYMMPSAFVQVEEFPRTPSGKIDRRGLPAPSNQRPDIGTIFVAAETDLQKTFSKTWSKLLKIDQVGINDNFFDLGGNSLLALKFIAELRQEYNLDLPVVKMYQHPDIFSLTKFLNNGSATKSFYENAQERFSSNIKGKIENVEDGIAVIGMAGRFPGANNVDEFWKNIVDGKETVSFFKKQELDNAVSEEEKNDENYVAVRGIIEDADKFDAPFFNMNPRLAEVTDPQQRIFLQVAWEAIEHAGYSPDKYDGLIGVFAGMGNNTYFPNNVFHNKEAINRVGSFQTMTANEKDYIATRLAYEFNTKGPAVSVHTACSTSLTAVTLAYESLLNRECDMALAGGVAITVPVNSGHIYNEGGMFSKDGHTRAFDTGANGTVFSDGAGAVILKRYKDALKDGDEIYAVIRGAALNNDGNDKASFTAPSVEGQAAVIAMAQAKAGVSPDSISYIETHGTATPLGDPIEIEALTQAFRSKTDKKQFCAVGSVKTNIGHLTPAAGVAGLIKTCLALKNKILPASLNYSKANPAIDFNASPFYVNSTLKKWTTEDGTPLRAGVSSFGVGGTNAHVVVEEAPQKIESGIARKKHLFLLSGRTKDALDLQTKNLQSFLEKNPNASLADIAYTLQTGRKYFNHRRIISGGNVQEIASAIQQANPKKTASRELTTGNPEIIFMFPGQGSQYVNMGKNLYDDEIVFKDAVDTCCNILQPHLGIDLRTILYPKDADKEKAENLLKETIYTQPSLFTIGYALAKLWMSWGIQPKGFIGHSIGEFAAAHFAGVFSLEDALMLVANRGRMMQELPHGSMLSVRKAATEIEKEIDSSCSIAAINGPALCVVAGPTENIEALQKSLEKREITAKLLVTSHAFHSPMMEPMLKPFLEKVKSIKLNKPTIPFVSTATSKWITDAEATNPEYWMNHVRATVRFAEGIQTLWSDKPQRILLECGPRNTAATLAKQQAKEPAKQIAISSLSDTADNYAEWEQILFALGQLWMSGAAIDWQNFYALEKRKRMALPTYPFEKKRYWLDPITTTPNTHSDNSYSTPENSYNNSGYVNNQQSNTTTMNRKDLITAELKTILEESSGMELGNDSSASFLDLGLDSLFLTQAALTISKKYGVKITFRQLNEEFSSLQSLAAHLDAKLPADAMPAANVASQQTMQQPNMATQQPVMQTTGMNPMQMMMMQQMQMMQMMMQQMNQPLQQFAPSVQAHIEKAVEIKSHTKKEDVSENEKAELAKPFGAIARIEKASSDDITTEQEKWLKQFIAAYTDKTKASKKYCQDYRSVLADPRVVTGFKPALKEIIYQVVVNKSKGVKFQDIDNNEYVDVLNGFGSNFFGWGSDLLLNAWKKQLEEGVELGPQTPLAGECAQLICELTGYDRAGFCNTGSEAVLGAMRIARTVTGRNLIICFNGSYHGINDEVIVRGTKKLKSFPAAAGIMPESVQNMLVLDYGTEESLQIIRERMDEIAAVMIEPIQSRRADFHPKEFIHEVRKLTKENNVLMIFDEVITGFRLRLGGAQEYYGVDADLSTYGKVIGGNMPVGAIAGKKQYMDALDGGFWQYGDHSIPEVGVTYFAGTFVRHPLAMAAMKEVLLYLKKEGKPLYEKLNAKTQRLVDEVNAHSKKLGSPFKLVTFGSLFKGKWETEPHYTELLFAMMRYKGVHIMDGFPCFLTLAFTDADVDFVVSKFKESLSELCEIGFIPSDKNSDHFKVKSNGHLQNGNGQHPPIPGARLGKDANGQTAWFIADPERPGKFLQVK
- a CDS encoding (Fe-S)-binding protein, producing MTLKVRTMADFLAANESPDILFWVGCAGSFDQRAQKITKAVAKILNSCNISFAVLGTEENCNGDPAKRAGNEFLFQMQALMNIQIMNGYNISKIVTACPHCFNTLKNEYPQLGGHYEVIHHSMLLQQLINDGKLIVNGGKFLGKKIVFHDPCYLGRGNDVYEAPRDVIKKLDAELFEMKRSRANGFCCGAGGAQMFKEPENGTKDINIERTEEILEAKPDYVAVGCPFCMTMLTDGVKNFNKEDSVKVLDIAELIEKANDL
- a CDS encoding porin family protein — translated: MKKLLFSVALVAMALTVNAQKFKIGLGGGFNSTWLMNKNVFDADDDLNVAMSFGGQFGLKTQYYFNDKLGLELGIMRAGHNQKYDLNDGNEQLTLKLRYMDVPLLLRLGGDKGGYFEFGPQFSFLNSAKDVDDDGDSHNVKGSLKGANVGIVIGFGVDVDLSEQFTLAAGMRLGYGFSDVTKKYSNAIDMAADIDDMSGATYWANFKDGTSGKFSYKTTSRVYGGIHLGVLYTIPTGN
- a CDS encoding L-histidine N(alpha)-methyltransferase — translated: MAEFVPSLRFHFLTPFYNFLFGILLPEKKLRDVIINIIETVKNDSLIELGCSTGGLTLPIAKKFPAARIYAVDVDKKALSILERKLNKLPQHRISLINVPASLLPFENKSNTTVVASLLFCNLIPDEKIKTLQEIKRILTNDGHLIIMDWGKPQTIFSAAGFKVLQWVGGHKTTDDLKQGKFKGLLRNQGFTVAEKNYINTGFGTLYFYDAGPELQSNQFE